The Mycolicibacterium hassiacum DSM 44199 genome includes a window with the following:
- a CDS encoding C40 family peptidase, with translation MAADVVAAVGARLRELRALVGPGWPPGADPVPGLRGVRDALAEVSAAARSGWRQTAGRWSGAGADGAAGFVAATAAALDGLADDTDRLAAAADAAGAAVARAHRRLGGIIERFEARAAALAPFLNSPQGLAALTAEAEQAVAEAVAVIAALRADLDDQTRLVRAATVPPEPMPVPPEPVSAPPVRAGAPAAATRPAGQPVAGWGGFGGATAPVSAAPAGVVPASGWATTLSDLTGLTWPEPATEAAAAGSGLAVPLPDGSVVVAPNRIAADAVRHALTQLGVPYRWGGTTPGVGLDCSGLTQWAYRQAGLEIPRLAQEQDVGVPVAPGDLRPGDLAVWDGHVAMIVGNGQMIEAGDPVQLSPIRTTNAGQGFQGFWRPTG, from the coding sequence TTGGCCGCCGACGTGGTGGCGGCGGTGGGTGCGCGGCTGCGGGAACTGCGGGCCCTGGTGGGCCCCGGATGGCCACCCGGCGCCGATCCGGTGCCGGGGCTGCGCGGTGTCCGCGACGCCCTCGCCGAGGTGTCGGCGGCGGCCCGGTCGGGCTGGCGGCAGACCGCCGGGCGCTGGTCGGGTGCGGGCGCGGACGGGGCGGCGGGGTTCGTCGCCGCGACCGCGGCGGCCCTCGACGGGCTGGCCGATGACACCGACCGGCTGGCGGCGGCCGCCGACGCGGCCGGAGCCGCGGTGGCGCGGGCCCACCGGCGGCTCGGCGGGATCATCGAGCGGTTCGAGGCGCGCGCCGCCGCGCTCGCACCGTTCCTGAACTCGCCCCAGGGGCTGGCGGCGCTGACCGCCGAGGCCGAGCAGGCCGTCGCCGAGGCGGTGGCGGTCATCGCCGCGCTGCGCGCCGACCTGGACGATCAGACCCGGCTGGTGCGGGCCGCCACGGTGCCGCCGGAGCCGATGCCCGTGCCGCCGGAGCCGGTGTCCGCCCCACCGGTGCGGGCCGGCGCACCCGCGGCGGCCACCCGCCCGGCGGGTCAGCCGGTCGCGGGATGGGGCGGGTTCGGCGGTGCGACGGCCCCGGTGAGCGCCGCACCGGCCGGCGTGGTCCCCGCCAGCGGCTGGGCGACGACACTGAGCGACCTGACCGGCCTGACCTGGCCGGAGCCGGCGACGGAGGCGGCCGCGGCGGGTTCGGGACTGGCGGTCCCGCTGCCGGACGGCAGCGTCGTCGTGGCCCCGAACCGGATCGCCGCCGACGCGGTTCGTCATGCCCTGACCCAACTCGGCGTGCCCTATCGGTGGGGTGGCACCACCCCGGGTGTCGGGCTGGACTGCAGCGGGCTCACCCAGTGGGCCTACCGCCAAGCGGGACTGGAGATCCCGCGGCTTGCGCAGGAGCAGGACGTCGGCGTGCCGGTCGCCCCCGGTGATCTGCGGCCGGGCGACCTCGCGGTGTGGGACGGGCACGTGGCGATGATCGTCGGCAACGGGCAGATGATCGAGGCCGGTGATCCGGTGCAGCTGTCGCCGATCCGCACCACCAACGCGGGGCAGGGATTTCAGGGGTTCTGGCGTCCCACCGGGTGA
- a CDS encoding succinate dehydrogenase hydrophobic membrane anchor subunit, with protein MMKEHDRPAGLDHPRAPRRPRGIPYFEKYAWLFMRFSGVALIFLALGHLAVMLMWEDGVYRIDFNYVAERWASPFWQIWDMALLWLAMIHGANGMRTIIGDYARKNVTKFYLNSVLLLATGFTLVLGSYVLVTFDPNIAS; from the coding sequence ATGATGAAGGAGCACGACCGGCCGGCCGGTCTGGACCATCCGCGCGCGCCGCGGCGTCCGCGTGGGATCCCCTACTTCGAGAAGTACGCGTGGCTGTTCATGCGCTTCTCCGGGGTCGCGCTGATCTTCCTGGCACTCGGCCACCTCGCCGTGATGCTGATGTGGGAGGACGGCGTCTACCGCATCGACTTCAACTACGTCGCCGAGCGCTGGGCGTCGCCGTTCTGGCAGATCTGGGACATGGCGCTGCTGTGGCTGGCAATGATCCACGGCGCCAACGGCATGCGCACGATCATCGGTGACTACGCCCGCAAGAACGTCACCAAGTTCTATCTGAACTCCGTGCTGCTGTTGGCGACCGGTTTCACGTTGGTGCTGGGCAGCTACGTGCTGGTCACCTTCGACCCGAACATCGCCTCGTAG
- the satS gene encoding protein export chaperone SatS, whose translation MAADIVPIRLGLTKGDLYTLWAPRWRDAGDEWEAFLGKDEDLYVFESVADLVAFVRSGAEHDLSDHPSWPRITEANAHRLDPGEDRWFDIIGVPELVAEKPTEESVDTLHRTLAIVLSLGTVCELPAVLKFFNGNPVVGTVGGGLAAFTGRAGRKRWAEIEKAVARSWDTVVDALDEVVSIPDVDADAVKKAEEELAGPAPEPEQEPEDILAVAESDTDEDGADEADEADELRATAERAVQGGDEDFWVKVGIDPIRIMSRGGTYYTLRCYLDDTPVFLGRNGRVSVFPSERALARYLADEHDHDLANLATYDDIRTAANDGSLRIDVTDDNVYVLAEIVDCLQEGPDAIDRDQLELAVEFLRDLGDYAEETIVDETLAEDQPLGRVVAHVLDPDSVSRPKPPYAKAVEQWEALERFVESRLRLE comes from the coding sequence ATGGCTGCTGACATCGTGCCGATCCGGCTCGGCCTGACCAAGGGCGACCTGTACACGTTATGGGCTCCACGCTGGCGCGATGCCGGCGACGAGTGGGAGGCGTTCCTCGGCAAGGACGAGGACCTCTACGTGTTCGAGTCGGTGGCCGACCTGGTCGCATTCGTGCGCAGCGGCGCCGAGCACGACCTGTCCGACCACCCGTCCTGGCCGAGGATCACCGAGGCCAACGCGCACCGGCTCGACCCGGGCGAGGACCGGTGGTTCGACATCATCGGGGTACCGGAGCTAGTCGCCGAGAAGCCCACCGAGGAGTCCGTCGACACGCTGCACCGCACCCTGGCCATCGTGTTGTCGCTGGGCACGGTGTGCGAGTTGCCCGCGGTGCTGAAGTTCTTCAACGGCAACCCGGTGGTGGGTACGGTCGGTGGCGGGCTCGCCGCGTTCACCGGACGAGCCGGACGCAAGCGGTGGGCCGAGATCGAGAAGGCCGTCGCGCGCAGCTGGGACACCGTCGTCGACGCCCTCGACGAGGTCGTCAGCATTCCCGACGTCGACGCGGACGCGGTGAAGAAAGCCGAGGAGGAGCTCGCCGGCCCGGCGCCGGAGCCCGAACAGGAACCCGAGGACATCCTCGCGGTCGCGGAGAGCGACACCGACGAGGACGGGGCCGACGAGGCCGACGAGGCCGACGAGCTGCGGGCGACCGCCGAGCGCGCGGTGCAGGGCGGCGACGAGGATTTCTGGGTCAAGGTCGGCATCGACCCGATCCGCATCATGAGCCGCGGCGGTACCTATTACACGCTGCGCTGCTACCTCGATGACACGCCGGTGTTCCTCGGGCGCAACGGCCGGGTCAGCGTGTTCCCGTCCGAGCGGGCGCTGGCGCGGTACCTGGCCGACGAACACGACCACGACCTGGCGAACCTGGCCACCTACGACGACATCCGCACCGCCGCCAACGACGGGTCGCTGCGCATCGACGTCACCGACGACAACGTGTACGTGCTCGCCGAGATCGTCGACTGCCTCCAGGAGGGGCCCGACGCGATCGACCGCGACCAGCTGGAGTTGGCCGTCGAATTCCTCAGGGACCTCGGCGATTACGCCGAGGAGACAATCGTCGACGAGACCCTCGCCGAGGACCAGCCGCTCGGCCGGGTGGTGGCCCACGTGCTCGACCCGGACTCGGTCTCGCGGCCGAAGCCGCCGTACGCCAAGGCCGTCGAGCAGTGGGAAGCCCTCGAGAGGTTCGTCGAATCCCGGCTGCGCCTCGAATAG
- a CDS encoding thymidine phosphorylase, whose amino-acid sequence MTRFTFDAPTVIRIKRDGGALPDVAIDWVIDAYTHGRVADEQMSALLMAIFLRGMTDAEIARWTAAMVDSGARLDFTDLRRDGKPLALVDKHSTGGVGDKITIPLVPVVMACGGAVPQAAGRGLGHTGGTLDKLEAIPGFSAELTIDRIREQLCDIGAAVFAAGELAPADRKIYALRDITATTESLPLIASSVMSKKIAEGTRALVLDCKVGSGAFLKTEAESRELARTMVRLGTAHGLRTRALLTDMSTPLGRAVGNAVEVAESLEVLAGGGPDDVVELTLALAHEMLDAAGLDGVDPADTLRDGTAMDRFRALVAAQGGDLSRPLPVGRCRETVTAPESGVVQDIDALAVGMAVWRLGAGRSAPGEQVQFGAGLHIHRRPGEPVTAGEPVLTLYTDIPERFEAAVAELDGAIRIGHTAAPPRPLVIDRIV is encoded by the coding sequence GTGACGCGGTTCACATTTGACGCGCCGACCGTCATCCGGATCAAGCGCGACGGCGGGGCGCTGCCCGACGTGGCGATCGACTGGGTGATCGACGCCTACACCCACGGCCGGGTGGCCGACGAGCAGATGTCGGCGCTGCTGATGGCCATCTTCCTGCGCGGCATGACCGACGCCGAGATCGCCCGGTGGACGGCGGCGATGGTGGACTCCGGCGCCCGACTGGACTTCACCGATCTGCGCCGCGACGGGAAACCGCTGGCCCTGGTGGACAAGCACTCCACCGGCGGGGTGGGCGACAAGATCACCATCCCGCTGGTGCCCGTGGTGATGGCCTGCGGCGGTGCGGTGCCGCAGGCGGCCGGTCGCGGCCTCGGTCACACCGGCGGCACCCTGGACAAGCTGGAGGCCATCCCGGGGTTCAGCGCCGAGCTGACGATCGACCGCATCCGCGAACAGCTGTGCGACATCGGTGCGGCCGTCTTCGCCGCCGGCGAGCTGGCGCCGGCCGACCGCAAGATCTACGCGCTGCGCGACATCACCGCCACCACCGAGTCGCTGCCGCTGATCGCCAGCTCGGTGATGAGCAAGAAGATCGCCGAGGGCACCCGCGCGCTGGTGCTCGACTGCAAGGTCGGTTCGGGCGCCTTCCTCAAGACCGAGGCCGAGTCGCGCGAGTTGGCCCGCACCATGGTGCGGCTCGGAACCGCGCACGGGCTGCGGACCCGCGCGCTGCTGACCGATATGTCCACCCCGCTGGGCCGGGCCGTCGGCAACGCCGTCGAGGTGGCCGAGTCGCTGGAGGTGCTGGCCGGCGGCGGGCCGGACGATGTGGTGGAGCTGACGCTGGCGCTGGCGCACGAGATGCTCGACGCGGCCGGCCTCGACGGCGTCGACCCCGCCGACACCCTGCGCGACGGCACCGCGATGGACCGGTTCCGCGCGCTGGTGGCCGCCCAGGGCGGGGACCTGAGCCGGCCGCTGCCGGTGGGGCGGTGCCGCGAGACGGTCACCGCGCCGGAGTCCGGCGTGGTGCAGGACATCGACGCGCTGGCGGTCGGCATGGCGGTGTGGCGGTTGGGAGCGGGCCGCTCCGCACCCGGGGAGCAGGTGCAGTTCGGCGCCGGGTTGCACATCCACCGTCGTCCCGGCGAACCGGTGACCGCCGGGGAACCGGTGCTGACCCTCTACACCGACATCCCGGAGCGGTTCGAGGCCGCCGTCGCCGAACTGGACGGGGCCATCCGCATCGGCCACACCGCAGCGCCGCCGCGGCCGCTGGTGATCGACCGGATCGTGTGA
- a CDS encoding adenosine deaminase, with protein sequence MTTPLTFETIQRAPKALLHDHLDGGLRPTTVIELAAETGYDKLPATDADELATWFRTAAHSGSLVRYLEPFAHTVGVMQTPEALHRVAYECVEDLAADNVVYAEVRFAPELHIDGGMSLDEVVEAVLAGFADGEKAAAAAGHTIVVRCLVTAMRHAARSREIAELAIRFRDKGVVGFDIAGAEAGNPPSRHLDAFEYLRANNARFTIHAGEAFGLPSIHEAIAFCGADRLGHGVRIVDDITVDADGTPRLGRLAALLRDKRIPFEMCPSSNVQTGAVRSIAEHPIDLLARLRFRVTVNTDNRLMSDTTMSREMWKLVQTFGYGWSDLQRFTINAMKSAFIPFDQRLAIIDDVIKPRYAVLIG encoded by the coding sequence ATGACGACGCCGTTGACCTTCGAGACGATCCAGCGGGCGCCCAAGGCGCTGCTGCACGACCACCTCGACGGCGGACTGCGGCCGACCACGGTGATCGAGCTGGCCGCCGAGACCGGCTACGACAAGCTACCGGCCACCGATGCCGACGAGCTGGCCACCTGGTTCCGCACCGCCGCGCACAGCGGCTCGCTGGTGCGCTATCTGGAGCCGTTCGCGCACACCGTCGGGGTCATGCAGACCCCCGAGGCGCTGCACCGGGTGGCCTACGAATGCGTCGAGGATCTGGCCGCCGACAACGTGGTCTACGCCGAGGTCCGGTTCGCCCCGGAGCTGCACATCGACGGGGGCATGTCGCTCGACGAGGTGGTTGAGGCGGTGCTGGCCGGGTTCGCCGACGGGGAGAAGGCCGCCGCGGCCGCGGGCCACACCATCGTCGTGCGCTGTCTGGTGACCGCGATGCGCCACGCGGCGCGGTCGCGGGAGATCGCCGAGCTGGCGATCCGGTTCCGCGACAAGGGCGTGGTCGGGTTCGACATCGCCGGGGCGGAGGCGGGCAACCCGCCGAGCCGGCACCTCGACGCGTTCGAGTACCTGCGCGCCAACAACGCCCGGTTCACCATTCACGCCGGCGAGGCGTTCGGCCTGCCGTCGATCCACGAGGCCATCGCGTTCTGCGGCGCCGACCGGCTCGGGCACGGCGTGCGCATCGTCGACGACATCACCGTCGACGCCGACGGCACACCCCGGCTGGGTCGGCTCGCGGCGTTGTTGCGCGACAAGCGGATTCCGTTCGAGATGTGCCCGTCGTCGAATGTACAGACCGGCGCGGTGCGCAGCATCGCCGAACATCCGATCGATCTGCTGGCGCGGCTGCGGTTCCGGGTCACGGTCAACACCGACAACCGGCTGATGAGCGACACCACGATGAGCCGGGAGATGTGGAAGCTGGTGCAGACGTTCGGCTACGGATGGAGCGATCTGCAGCGGTTCACCATCAATGCGATGAAGTCCGCGTTCATCCCGTTCGATCAGCGGCTGGCGATCATCGACGACGTGATCAAGCCGCGGTATGCCGTGCTGATCGGGTAG
- a CDS encoding cytidine deaminase: MNRKIDWNALRRRAIEVSATAYAPYSGFPVGAAALVDDGRIVAGCNVENVSYGLGLCAECAVVCALYSGGGGRLVALSCVAADEQLLMPCGRCRQVLWEHGGPDLLIDHPDGPRRLRELLPDAFGPQDLQRIIKA; encoded by the coding sequence ATGAACCGGAAGATTGACTGGAATGCATTGCGGCGCAGGGCAATCGAAGTCAGTGCGACGGCGTACGCGCCGTACTCCGGCTTCCCGGTCGGGGCGGCGGCGCTGGTCGACGACGGACGAATCGTCGCCGGATGCAATGTGGAAAATGTCTCATATGGTCTTGGTCTCTGTGCCGAGTGCGCTGTGGTCTGCGCCCTGTATTCCGGCGGCGGAGGCCGGCTGGTGGCGCTGTCCTGCGTGGCCGCCGACGAGCAGTTGCTGATGCCCTGTGGGCGGTGCCGGCAGGTGCTGTGGGAGCACGGCGGACCCGACCTGCTGATCGATCATCCCGACGGACCGCGTCGGTTGCGCGAACTCCTTCCGGACGCGTTCGGCCCGCAGGACCTGCAGCGGATCATCAAGGCGTGA
- a CDS encoding DUF2231 domain-containing protein gives MESRAKALGHAIHPMLIPFPLGLLATAVVFDIVYLATDRAGFAVAAAYMIAAGIIGGAIAAPFGWIDWFKVPADTRAKRIGLLHGLSNGLVLVLFALSWLARLGADAWQPNAWALVCSFAAVVVAVGAAWMGGELVERLGVGVDDGAGVDAPSSLRHPHVPA, from the coding sequence ATGGAGAGCCGGGCCAAGGCCTTGGGCCACGCCATCCACCCGATGTTGATCCCGTTTCCGCTGGGACTGCTGGCGACGGCCGTGGTGTTCGACATCGTCTACCTGGCCACCGACCGCGCGGGGTTCGCCGTGGCCGCGGCGTACATGATCGCGGCCGGGATCATCGGCGGGGCGATCGCCGCGCCGTTCGGCTGGATCGACTGGTTCAAGGTCCCCGCCGACACCCGGGCCAAGCGCATCGGGCTGCTGCACGGGCTGAGCAACGGGCTGGTGCTGGTGCTGTTCGCGCTGAGTTGGTTGGCGCGCCTCGGCGCCGACGCCTGGCAGCCGAACGCCTGGGCGCTGGTGTGCAGCTTCGCCGCGGTGGTGGTCGCCGTCGGCGCCGCCTGGATGGGCGGCGAGCTCGTCGAACGCCTCGGGGTCGGCGTCGACGACGGGGCGGGGGTCGACGCGCCCAGCTCGCTGCGCCATCCACACGTACCGGCCTGA
- a CDS encoding TetR/AcrR family transcriptional regulator produces the protein MTEHTGSPGAEPQWRGTSAAERLRQRRSRLVDAAYRLLAGGDDSALTIRAVCRAANVSPRHFYEVFADTDALLRATYDHAIELLVAAVRASLADSQVAPMPIRGRLEALFSAAAEHFENDPAAARIIFTIALSHDALRDHGITTLLTFVAGVRASLGPGSVPGPAVSSAPDDELRTTMLAGGLAAVFSSWIAGGYARPRDEIVAYCTQAGLQLLGWDDSQR, from the coding sequence GTGACCGAGCACACCGGGAGCCCGGGTGCCGAACCGCAGTGGCGCGGCACCTCGGCTGCCGAACGGTTGCGGCAGCGCCGGTCCCGGCTGGTCGACGCCGCGTACCGGTTGCTGGCCGGCGGCGACGACAGCGCGTTGACCATCCGCGCCGTCTGCCGCGCCGCGAATGTGAGCCCGCGCCACTTCTACGAGGTGTTCGCCGACACCGATGCGCTGCTGCGGGCGACCTACGATCACGCGATCGAACTGCTGGTCGCGGCGGTCCGGGCGAGCCTGGCCGACAGCCAGGTGGCGCCGATGCCCATCCGCGGCCGGCTCGAGGCGCTGTTCTCCGCCGCCGCAGAACATTTCGAGAACGACCCGGCCGCGGCGCGGATCATCTTCACCATCGCGCTGTCCCACGACGCCTTGCGCGACCACGGCATCACGACCCTGCTGACGTTCGTCGCCGGGGTGCGGGCCTCGCTGGGGCCGGGATCGGTGCCGGGGCCGGCCGTGTCGTCGGCGCCGGACGACGAACTGCGCACCACGATGCTCGCCGGTGGTCTGGCGGCGGTGTTCTCCTCCTGGATCGCCGGCGGCTACGCCCGGCCGCGCGACGAGATCGTCGCCTACTGCACCCAGGCCGGCCTGCAGCTTCTCGGCTGGGACGACAGCCAGCGCTGA
- the sdhA gene encoding succinate dehydrogenase flavoprotein subunit: MIHEHKYDVVIVGAGGAGMRAAVEAGPRVRTAVLTKVYPTRSHTGAAQGGMCAALANVEEDNWEWHTFDTVKGGDYLADQDAVEIMCREAIDAVLDLEKMGMPFNRTPEGKIDQRRFGGHTRDHGKAPVRRACYAADRTGHMILQTLYQNCVKHNVEFFNEFYALDLCLTETPAGPVATGVIAYELATGDIHVFHAKAIVFATGGAGRMYKTTSNAHTLTGDGLGVIFRKGLPLEDMEFLQFHPTGLAGLGILISEAVRGEGGRLLNGEGERFMERYAPTIVDLAPRDIVARSMVREVLEGRGAGPNKDYVYIDVRHLGEDVLNAKLPDITEFSRTYLGVDPVTELVPVYPTCHYLMGGIPTNVHGQVLRDNVNPVPGLYAAGECACVSVHGANRLGTNSLLDINVFGRRAGLAAANYALNHDFVELPPDPAGNVIGWIQHILSEHGNERVADIRTALQQSMDNNAAVFRTEETLKQALTDIHALKERYSRITVHDKGKRYNSDLLEAIELGFLLELAEVTVVGALNRKESRGGHAREDYPNRDDTNYMRHTMAYKEGTELLSDIRLDYKPVVMTRYEPMERKY, encoded by the coding sequence ATGATTCACGAACACAAATACGACGTGGTGATCGTCGGCGCGGGCGGCGCCGGCATGCGGGCGGCGGTGGAGGCCGGCCCGCGGGTCCGCACCGCGGTGCTGACCAAGGTGTACCCGACCCGCAGCCACACCGGCGCGGCCCAGGGCGGCATGTGCGCCGCGCTGGCCAACGTCGAAGAGGACAACTGGGAGTGGCACACCTTCGACACCGTCAAGGGCGGTGACTACCTCGCCGACCAGGACGCGGTCGAGATCATGTGCCGCGAGGCCATCGACGCGGTGCTCGACCTCGAGAAGATGGGGATGCCGTTCAACCGCACCCCCGAGGGCAAGATCGACCAGCGCCGCTTCGGCGGGCACACCCGCGACCACGGCAAGGCCCCGGTGCGCCGGGCGTGCTACGCGGCCGACCGCACCGGCCACATGATCCTGCAGACGCTCTACCAGAATTGTGTCAAGCACAACGTCGAGTTCTTCAACGAGTTCTACGCGCTCGACCTGTGCCTGACCGAGACGCCCGCCGGCCCGGTGGCCACCGGCGTGATCGCCTACGAGCTGGCCACCGGCGACATCCACGTCTTCCACGCCAAGGCGATCGTGTTCGCCACCGGCGGTGCGGGCCGGATGTACAAGACCACCTCCAACGCCCACACCCTGACCGGCGACGGGCTGGGCGTCATCTTCCGCAAGGGGCTGCCGCTGGAGGACATGGAGTTCCTCCAGTTCCACCCGACCGGGCTGGCCGGCCTGGGCATCCTCATCTCCGAGGCGGTGCGCGGCGAGGGCGGCCGCCTGCTCAACGGCGAGGGTGAGCGCTTCATGGAGCGCTACGCGCCGACGATCGTCGACCTGGCGCCGCGCGACATCGTGGCCCGCTCGATGGTGCGCGAGGTGCTCGAGGGCCGCGGTGCGGGCCCGAACAAGGACTACGTCTACATCGACGTGCGCCACCTCGGCGAGGACGTCCTCAACGCGAAGCTGCCCGACATCACCGAGTTCTCCCGCACCTACCTCGGTGTGGACCCGGTCACCGAGCTGGTGCCGGTCTACCCGACCTGCCACTACCTCATGGGCGGCATCCCCACCAACGTCCACGGGCAGGTGCTGCGCGACAACGTCAACCCGGTGCCGGGCCTGTACGCCGCCGGCGAGTGCGCCTGCGTGTCGGTGCACGGCGCCAACCGGCTGGGCACCAACTCGCTGCTGGACATCAACGTGTTCGGCCGCCGTGCCGGGCTCGCCGCGGCGAACTACGCGCTCAACCACGACTTCGTCGAGCTGCCGCCGGACCCGGCCGGCAACGTCATCGGCTGGATCCAGCACATCCTGTCCGAGCACGGCAACGAGCGCGTCGCCGACATCCGCACCGCGCTGCAGCAGTCGATGGACAACAACGCCGCGGTGTTCCGCACCGAGGAGACGCTCAAGCAGGCGTTGACCGACATCCACGCGCTCAAGGAGCGCTACAGCCGAATCACGGTCCACGACAAGGGCAAGCGTTACAACAGCGACCTGCTCGAGGCGATCGAGCTGGGCTTCTTGCTCGAGCTCGCCGAGGTCACCGTGGTCGGCGCCCTCAACCGCAAGGAGTCGCGCGGCGGCCATGCCCGCGAGGACTACCCGAACCGCGACGACACCAACTACATGCGCCACACCATGGCCTACAAGGAGGGCACCGAGCTGCTCTCCGACATCCGGTTGGACTACAAGCCCGTGGTGATGACCCGCTACGAGCCGATGGAGCGGAAGTACTGA
- the sdhC gene encoding succinate dehydrogenase, cytochrome b556 subunit, whose translation MSTATTESQAVPAPRSGPPRRRTLYRGDPGMWSWVLHRITGATIFFFLFVHVLDTALVRVSPQAYNEVIETYKTPIVGLMELGLVVAVLYHALNGVRVILIDFWQEGPRYQRQMLWAVVAVFLAIFIPAAAVIGMHMVERFL comes from the coding sequence ATGAGCACTGCGACAACAGAGAGCCAAGCGGTTCCGGCTCCACGATCCGGACCGCCGCGTCGACGCACCCTGTACCGCGGTGATCCCGGTATGTGGTCGTGGGTGCTGCACCGCATCACGGGTGCGACGATCTTCTTCTTCCTGTTCGTCCACGTCCTCGACACCGCGCTGGTGCGGGTGAGCCCGCAGGCCTACAACGAGGTGATCGAGACCTACAAGACGCCGATCGTCGGGCTGATGGAGCTCGGCCTGGTCGTGGCGGTGCTGTACCACGCCCTCAACGGCGTCCGCGTGATCCTTATCGACTTCTGGCAAGAAGGGCCGCGCTATCAACGGCAGATGCTGTGGGCCGTGGTCGCGGTCTTTTTGGCAATCTTCATCCCGGCCGCTGCCGTGATCGGGATGCACATGGTGGAGAGGTTCCTGTGA